One stretch of Natronobacterium gregoryi SP2 DNA includes these proteins:
- a CDS encoding GTP-binding protein produces the protein MADQRIPVTVLSGSLGAGKTTVLNHVLTADHGLEVAVVVNDMGEVNVDAEHVTQQSDLGGEEEVVEMSNGCICCRLRGDMLEEIGRLADRREFDYLLVESSGISEPIPVAQTFALGFEDAEFDPTDTYRLDTMVTVVNAHSFWESFDSGSALAADRLEEHSGRVPEEILLDQIEFCDVLLLNKRDLVPDDELEEIEAVLERLQPRAKLARTEFGNVDPGEILGTDRFDFQRAQNAAGWKHELQHDHHHDPQEEHGVTSFVYHRQRPFHPERIAALLSDVPDEVVRAKGFFWSAGREDVAMGVDKAGTSVRAGPAGTWLADLPKAEREQDFAARPDLKDDWDEEYGDRMTRLVFIAREFDEHRLVDRLDDCLLTDAEMDEDWNAYTDPFEPQDRRELALSNQ, from the coding sequence ATGGCTGACCAACGCATCCCAGTGACCGTCCTGAGCGGGAGTCTCGGCGCAGGAAAGACGACCGTCCTGAACCACGTCCTGACCGCGGATCACGGCCTCGAGGTCGCCGTCGTGGTCAACGACATGGGCGAGGTCAACGTCGACGCGGAACACGTCACCCAGCAGTCGGATCTGGGCGGCGAGGAAGAAGTCGTCGAGATGTCCAACGGCTGTATCTGCTGTCGGCTGCGAGGCGACATGCTCGAGGAGATCGGCCGACTCGCCGACAGGCGGGAGTTCGACTACCTGCTGGTCGAGTCCTCGGGCATCTCAGAACCGATCCCCGTCGCCCAGACGTTCGCGCTCGGGTTCGAGGACGCGGAGTTCGATCCGACCGACACCTATCGGCTGGACACGATGGTGACAGTCGTCAACGCCCACAGCTTCTGGGAGTCGTTCGACTCCGGATCGGCGCTGGCCGCGGATCGACTCGAGGAGCATTCGGGGCGCGTGCCCGAAGAAATCCTGCTCGATCAGATCGAGTTCTGTGACGTGCTCCTGTTGAACAAGCGCGACCTCGTTCCTGACGACGAGTTAGAAGAGATCGAGGCCGTCCTCGAACGACTCCAGCCGCGTGCGAAACTCGCTCGGACGGAGTTCGGGAACGTCGATCCCGGCGAGATACTCGGGACCGACCGGTTCGATTTCCAGCGCGCACAGAACGCTGCGGGCTGGAAACACGAACTCCAGCACGATCACCACCACGACCCACAGGAGGAACACGGCGTCACCTCCTTCGTCTACCATCGCCAGCGGCCGTTCCACCCCGAACGGATCGCCGCGCTGCTGTCGGACGTGCCCGACGAGGTCGTTCGAGCGAAGGGCTTTTTCTGGAGTGCAGGCCGGGAAGATGTCGCGATGGGCGTCGACAAGGCCGGCACCTCCGTGCGTGCAGGGCCGGCCGGAACGTGGCTGGCGGACCTGCCGAAAGCCGAACGCGAACAGGACTTCGCTGCCCGCCCGGACCTGAAAGACGACTGGGACGAGGAGTACGGCGACCGCATGACCCGCCTCGTCTTCATCGCCCGCGAGTTCGACGAACACAGGTTGGTCGACCGGCTCGACGACTGCCTGCTGACCGACGCCGAGATGGACGAAGACTGGAACGCCTACACAGATCCGTTCGAACCGCAAGACAGACGTGAACTCGCGCTCTCGAACCAGTAA
- a CDS encoding glycosyltransferase has translation MTVNVLVLTTYDESPFLNQQIVALESRGLSVDTLTVSGSVSAGESRGILDYLRFFPEVRREVRQGDYDLVHAHYGLTAPMALAQRAVPVVLTLWGTDLEGPGGPVSQFCAPRCAEVIVMTESMREELASDCTVLPFGIDLERFRPESTATAKARVGWELDEHHVLFPYPPERTVKNYPRAKRIVDAVDDRIDCSVRLQVVHGVDHEQVPTYMNAADALLLTSKHEGSPTAVKEALGCNLPIVATDVGDVSERLEGVDPSTVATSDDELVRGLEAVLERGERSNGRRAVRAVSQRQVVDRLLSVYGRAIDGRLTIERDPAAV, from the coding sequence ATGACCGTGAACGTCCTCGTGTTGACGACCTACGACGAGTCACCGTTTCTGAACCAGCAGATCGTCGCCCTCGAGTCTCGCGGGCTCTCGGTCGACACACTCACCGTCTCTGGCAGCGTCTCCGCGGGCGAATCACGGGGTATACTCGACTATCTCCGATTTTTCCCCGAGGTGAGACGCGAAGTGCGACAGGGCGACTACGACCTTGTGCACGCCCATTACGGGCTGACCGCTCCGATGGCCCTCGCACAGCGAGCGGTCCCCGTCGTGCTCACGCTGTGGGGAACCGACCTCGAGGGGCCCGGCGGCCCGGTCAGCCAGTTCTGTGCGCCCCGCTGTGCGGAGGTGATCGTCATGACCGAGAGCATGCGCGAGGAACTCGCCAGCGACTGTACGGTCCTGCCGTTCGGGATCGACCTCGAGCGTTTCCGTCCCGAATCGACGGCCACAGCGAAAGCGCGAGTTGGCTGGGAGCTGGACGAACACCACGTCCTCTTCCCGTACCCCCCCGAGCGGACGGTCAAGAACTATCCGCGGGCAAAGCGGATCGTCGACGCAGTCGACGACCGGATCGACTGCTCCGTTCGACTGCAGGTCGTCCACGGCGTCGATCACGAACAGGTGCCGACCTACATGAACGCCGCGGACGCGCTGTTGCTCACCTCCAAGCACGAGGGGTCACCGACCGCCGTCAAGGAGGCTCTTGGCTGTAATCTCCCGATCGTCGCAACCGACGTCGGCGACGTCAGCGAACGACTCGAGGGGGTCGATCCCTCCACGGTTGCGACGAGCGACGACGAACTCGTTCGTGGACTCGAGGCGGTGCTCGAGCGAGGCGAACGGTCGAACGGTCGACGGGCTGTAAGAGCGGTGAGTCAGCGGCAAGTCGTCGATCGGTTGCTTTCGGTCTATGGCCGGGCGATCGACGGGCGGCTGACGATCGAGCGGGACCCGGCGGCGGTGTGA
- the cca gene encoding CCA tRNA nucleotidyltransferase gives MSDSDDLEESDRDDDPDDLAAVVATVRERVDPGADERARLREVADRLTDRAERAATARCADADVIRVGSTARGTWTSGNRDIDIFARFPPNLDRDTLEEYGLAVGHDTLPEGHEEYAEHPYVKGTVEGFDIDVVPCFRLESATEIRSAVDRTPFHNEYLRKRLDDDLAADVRLTKQFLRGIGSYGSDLRTRGFSGFLTELLVCEYGGFQALLEAVRDWHPQVELDPEDHGQETFGDPLVVVDPTDPERNVAAVCSGENVARLQHYAREFLATPSVEYFEPLDPEPLTETELREHLEHRGTTPIAVRFDAPDLVDDQLYPQLEKSIEGITSGLDDRGFEVFRGTTLADDTAAIFVELAVSELPIVERHEGPPVHVPGHAEGFYDAYTADPDAYGPFIEGGRYVTERDRQFTAAREFLESDRLFDVGLGAHVETALESEYQVLVNEEVTVLLEEFGRELRQYFEPSPRRYSNG, from the coding sequence ATGAGTGACTCGGACGACCTCGAGGAGAGCGATCGTGACGACGATCCGGACGACCTCGCGGCCGTAGTGGCCACTGTTCGTGAACGCGTCGACCCAGGCGCGGACGAACGGGCCCGTCTCCGCGAGGTAGCGGACAGGCTCACCGACCGCGCCGAACGCGCAGCGACCGCCCGCTGTGCCGACGCCGACGTGATTCGGGTCGGCTCGACCGCCAGAGGAACCTGGACCAGCGGCAATCGCGACATCGACATCTTCGCCCGGTTCCCGCCGAATCTCGATCGGGATACCTTAGAGGAGTACGGTCTCGCCGTCGGCCACGACACTCTCCCCGAGGGCCACGAGGAGTACGCCGAACATCCCTACGTCAAGGGTACCGTCGAGGGGTTCGACATCGACGTCGTCCCCTGTTTTCGCCTCGAATCGGCGACCGAAATCCGGTCGGCCGTCGACCGGACGCCGTTTCACAACGAGTACCTCCGAAAGCGACTCGACGACGACCTCGCTGCCGACGTTCGACTCACGAAGCAGTTCCTCCGGGGAATCGGCTCCTACGGCAGCGACCTCCGGACACGGGGCTTCAGCGGCTTCCTCACAGAATTGCTCGTCTGCGAGTACGGCGGCTTCCAGGCACTGCTCGAGGCTGTACGCGACTGGCACCCCCAGGTCGAACTCGATCCCGAGGACCACGGCCAGGAGACGTTCGGCGACCCCCTCGTCGTCGTCGATCCGACCGATCCGGAGCGCAACGTCGCCGCCGTCTGCTCCGGAGAGAACGTCGCACGACTCCAACACTACGCCCGCGAGTTCCTCGCCACCCCCTCTGTCGAGTACTTCGAGCCTCTCGATCCCGAACCGCTGACCGAAACCGAACTCCGAGAGCACCTCGAGCACCGTGGCACGACACCGATCGCGGTCCGGTTCGACGCACCTGATCTTGTCGACGACCAACTCTACCCCCAACTCGAGAAGTCGATCGAGGGAATCACCAGCGGACTCGACGACCGCGGGTTCGAGGTCTTCCGCGGAACGACGCTCGCCGACGACACCGCAGCTATCTTCGTCGAACTCGCCGTCAGCGAACTGCCGATCGTCGAACGCCACGAAGGACCGCCGGTACACGTTCCCGGCCACGCAGAAGGCTTCTACGACGCCTACACCGCCGACCCGGACGCGTACGGGCCGTTCATCGAAGGCGGCCGCTACGTCACCGAACGCGACCGCCAGTTCACCGCCGCACGCGAGTTTCTCGAGAGCGACCGGCTCTTCGATGTCGGACTCGGCGCGCACGTCGAGACGGCACTCGAGTCCGAGTATCAGGTACTCGTCAACGAGGAAGTGACGGTGTTGCTCGAGGAGTTCGGGCGAGAGCTGCGTCAGTACTTCGAACCGTCGCCTCGGCGCTACAGTAATGGCTGA
- a CDS encoding CobW family GTP-binding protein, whose amino-acid sequence MSVPVTVLCGELGAGKTTLLSGLLESPDTDTEREIAVLVNDVGAVNVDADLVEARTDLATGEEVVALENGCICCSLGGELSRAVIRLWKEHEFDHLVVEASGVGEPEPIARQFVHGPAGGPYDLEAVVTVVDARRFHDRFADVDLAADEVPAVRGGNESEDGDGDGTRPLTDLVLEQVEFCDLLVVNKCDLVDDAERERVVALLEALQPRADVLTTEYGAIDPAALLGVDRFDLEAASEAAGWKRAIEADVDDEAVPEHDDDHEDGHGHDHDHDEAHDHAHPPERYGIAVDAYHRRRPFHPERFAAVLADLPNGLVRVKGLCWIAGREDQAITMSYAGTETSLEVTGRWIASFSEERQETYRQGQPDLEWDEEWGDRETRLAVIGRDLAFDALEARFDDCLLTDAEMDEDWHEYDNRAPTAMGETTVVDTDSL is encoded by the coding sequence ATGTCCGTTCCGGTCACCGTCCTCTGTGGCGAACTCGGCGCAGGAAAGACGACGCTGCTGTCGGGGTTGCTCGAGTCACCCGACACCGATACCGAGCGCGAAATCGCCGTGCTCGTCAACGACGTCGGCGCTGTAAACGTCGACGCCGACCTGGTGGAAGCCCGAACCGATCTGGCGACCGGCGAGGAAGTCGTTGCCCTCGAGAACGGCTGTATCTGCTGTAGTCTCGGCGGCGAACTCTCGCGGGCGGTGATCCGGCTCTGGAAGGAACACGAGTTCGACCACCTCGTCGTCGAAGCCTCCGGCGTCGGCGAACCGGAGCCGATCGCCCGCCAATTCGTCCACGGCCCCGCCGGCGGCCCCTACGATCTCGAGGCTGTCGTGACGGTCGTCGACGCCCGGCGGTTCCACGATCGGTTCGCGGACGTCGACCTCGCGGCCGACGAAGTGCCCGCCGTTCGGGGCGGAAACGAAAGCGAGGACGGCGACGGTGACGGAACGCGACCGCTCACCGATCTCGTCCTCGAGCAAGTCGAGTTCTGCGACCTGCTGGTCGTCAACAAGTGCGACCTCGTCGACGACGCCGAACGGGAGCGGGTCGTCGCCCTGCTCGAGGCGCTCCAGCCCCGTGCCGACGTGCTGACGACCGAGTACGGCGCGATCGATCCGGCGGCGTTGCTCGGCGTCGACCGATTCGACCTCGAGGCAGCGAGCGAGGCCGCGGGATGGAAACGGGCGATCGAAGCCGACGTGGACGACGAGGCCGTACCTGAACACGACGACGATCACGAAGACGGACACGGCCACGACCACGATCACGACGAAGCGCACGACCACGCACATCCGCCCGAACGCTACGGTATCGCCGTCGACGCCTACCACCGCCGCCGCCCGTTCCACCCCGAACGCTTTGCCGCCGTCCTCGCGGACCTCCCGAACGGCCTCGTTCGCGTGAAAGGCCTGTGCTGGATCGCCGGCCGCGAAGACCAGGCTATCACGATGAGCTACGCCGGAACCGAAACGAGCCTCGAGGTCACCGGCCGCTGGATCGCCAGCTTCTCCGAAGAGCGCCAGGAGACCTACCGGCAGGGCCAGCCCGACCTCGAGTGGGACGAGGAGTGGGGCGACCGCGAAACGAGGCTGGCGGTGATCGGGCGCGATCTCGCATTCGACGCTCTCGAGGCGCGATTCGACGACTGTCTGTTGACCGACGCCGAGATGGACGAGGACTGGCACGAATACGACAACCGTGCGCCGACGGCAATGGGCGAGACGACCGTGGTCGACACGGACTCGCTCTGA
- a CDS encoding NAD-dependent epimerase/dehydratase family protein produces the protein MSDRVGVLGATGSVGQAVVQTLEDRGYDVYPAAGSAHEEYPAVDIRNRGAIQPFLEHVDSLVNAAGLVGIDACRSRPDAAFEINAAGASNVAWACVRADVPLVHLSSVATIGDPDEFPITATTSRNPTTTYGRTKLAGERAVRTLTDGRVPSVTFCVTNVYGDGESVVDYFLERAAAGEDLPVHRPGTQERDLIHVHDVASGIATAVDRLAEADSIARSYVLGRGVSYSVLEIAGLVAHAHNASTGSPGGIELRERPNPNSPVVDRFDVDLERVRSALGVEPARDLEEWIEVKLERRLECRNRVR, from the coding sequence ATGAGTGATCGGGTCGGCGTCCTCGGTGCAACCGGCTCCGTCGGGCAGGCAGTCGTCCAGACGCTCGAGGACCGCGGCTACGACGTCTACCCCGCTGCTGGCTCCGCTCACGAAGAGTACCCTGCGGTCGACATCCGGAATCGAGGCGCGATCCAGCCGTTCCTCGAGCACGTCGACTCTCTCGTCAACGCTGCCGGACTGGTCGGGATCGACGCCTGCCGGAGTCGACCCGACGCCGCCTTCGAAATCAACGCTGCTGGGGCGTCGAACGTTGCCTGGGCGTGTGTCCGCGCCGACGTTCCACTCGTCCACCTCTCGAGTGTCGCTACCATCGGCGATCCCGACGAGTTTCCGATCACCGCAACAACTTCGAGAAACCCGACCACGACCTACGGGCGAACTAAACTGGCCGGCGAACGCGCCGTCCGGACGCTGACCGACGGACGCGTCCCCTCGGTCACATTTTGCGTGACGAACGTCTACGGCGACGGTGAGTCGGTCGTCGACTACTTCCTCGAACGAGCGGCCGCCGGCGAGGACCTCCCAGTCCACCGGCCGGGAACACAAGAACGGGACCTGATCCACGTCCACGACGTCGCCTCGGGGATCGCCACAGCCGTCGACCGACTCGCCGAGGCCGACTCCATCGCCCGGTCGTACGTACTCGGACGCGGCGTCTCCTACAGCGTCCTCGAAATCGCGGGACTGGTCGCCCACGCACACAACGCCAGCACTGGCTCTCCGGGCGGTATCGAACTCCGAGAGCGACCGAATCCGAACTCGCCAGTCGTCGATCGGTTCGATGTCGACCTCGAGCGCGTTCGCTCGGCGCTCGGCGTCGAGCCAGCACGTGATCTCGAAGAGTGGATAGAGGTCAAACTGGAACGGCGACTCGAGTGTCGAAACAGAGTTCGGTAG
- a CDS encoding SDR family NAD(P)-dependent oxidoreductase encodes MSTTLAGRNVLVTGGCGSIGAEVVSELVDDDPDLIRIVDNSEQRLAAFSGSFGGVEPTIDCVLANIRDKDQLAIAMSDVDVVFHVAAMKHVPMVEDNPYGAVQTNVTGTRNVVEAAAEAGVDRLLGVSTDKAANPTSTMGSTKLIAERIISSFDKHRPPEDLTLGSVRFGNVVGTTGSVVPLFYDQLRSGGPLTVTDPSMTRFVMRPQEAARFAIDSCLEMDGGEVFVKKMPALTVGDLAEAMCDHFAPQFGDDPDEIEIDLIGPKPGERYHEKLVASDEIRYADERADRYVLYPQAENPDVSNDLENEYTSANTRQMHHDEIVEIVRETIGDAEREDVGTVAADGGPSSEPTSTDASPSATDDVANDE; translated from the coding sequence ATGTCGACAACGCTTGCAGGGCGGAACGTACTCGTTACCGGCGGCTGTGGCTCGATCGGTGCCGAAGTCGTCTCGGAACTGGTCGACGACGACCCCGACCTGATCCGCATCGTGGACAACAGCGAACAGCGGCTGGCGGCGTTTAGCGGATCGTTCGGCGGCGTCGAGCCAACGATCGACTGCGTCCTCGCAAACATCCGCGACAAAGACCAGCTCGCGATCGCGATGAGCGATGTCGACGTCGTCTTCCACGTCGCGGCGATGAAACACGTCCCGATGGTCGAGGACAACCCCTACGGGGCCGTCCAGACGAACGTCACCGGAACCAGAAACGTCGTCGAGGCCGCAGCCGAGGCCGGCGTCGACCGACTGCTCGGTGTCAGCACGGACAAGGCGGCGAACCCGACCTCGACGATGGGGTCGACGAAACTCATCGCCGAGCGAATCATCTCCTCGTTCGACAAACACCGGCCGCCCGAGGACCTCACGCTCGGTTCCGTCCGCTTCGGCAACGTCGTCGGCACGACGGGATCGGTCGTCCCACTGTTCTACGACCAACTTCGCTCCGGCGGTCCGCTGACCGTCACCGACCCCTCGATGACCCGGTTCGTCATGCGACCCCAGGAAGCTGCCCGCTTTGCGATCGACTCTTGTCTCGAGATGGACGGCGGCGAAGTGTTCGTCAAGAAGATGCCCGCGCTGACAGTCGGTGACCTCGCGGAAGCAATGTGCGACCACTTCGCGCCGCAGTTCGGCGACGACCCCGACGAGATCGAGATCGACCTCATCGGCCCGAAACCGGGCGAACGATACCACGAAAAACTGGTCGCCAGCGACGAGATCCGCTACGCAGACGAACGAGCGGACCGATACGTCCTCTATCCGCAAGCCGAAAACCCAGACGTTTCGAACGACCTCGAGAACGAGTACACATCCGCCAACACTCGGCAGATGCACCACGACGAGATCGTCGAGATAGTCCGGGAAACGATCGGCGACGCCGAGAGAGAAGACGTGGGAACGGTCGCTGCCGACGGCGGCCCGAGTAGTGAACCGACTTCGACCGACGCCAGCCCGTCCGCGACGGACGACGTTGCAAACGATGAGTGA